One window of the Cryptomeria japonica chromosome 7, Sugi_1.0, whole genome shotgun sequence genome contains the following:
- the LOC131047469 gene encoding uncharacterized protein LOC131047469, whose product MARNAEQRKQITAAKQQKKSVRLSHRHNCDKPIDNATAHYNVSGFRTEFVPNPLTPEYDETTKMAKKRKKTGLSKNAVSESNSGKENNGDCLEKKRAYVKKKKKECTPLLGGSSCEGWSKEQDIALHNAYYKIKPLPNFWKQIAKLVPGKSSKECFDRFYSAFPTPPVSQPRSRIKGSTCESPIRPFADDVNALLRSAGSTSRRSGSSKQKILLAHKTVRKMLRRSKNADKEYETDLFSAVETFDPSSQSLLIPISNLPVTPDNVHKPSKESTFWQTQSAKWQKSLSRFSEDSHWQIQKTLVSPEVLKQVKNPALHDKYIDLLHSRNAVRLASAETTKVQSKTGVVRLPQTEAVSAAKAAVVAQAQEVLQQSRTNGEKDCQFIGYWTSDCSDEDCEGDEGGEAAAVVAQAQQVHQQSRSNREKDCQFIGCCISDCCDEECEGNEDGGVAAMVAQAPQVLQQSRINGENNCQFTGYWTSDDFYKEHEGDGSGGKISIYVDLN is encoded by the exons ATGGCACGCAACGCTGAACAGCGAAAACAGATCACAGCCGCTAAACAACAGAAAAAATCCGTTAGGCTTTCCCACCGCCACAATTGTGATAAACCCATCGACAATGCGACTGCCCACTACAATGTTTCCGGGTTTCGAACAGAATTTGTGCCAAACCCCCTTACACCCGAATATGATGAGACGACAAAGATGGCCAAGAAGAGGAAGAAGACAGGCCTCAGCAAAAACGCAGTCTCCGAATCCAACTCCGGCAAGGAAAATAATGGCGATTGTTTGGAAAAAAAAAGGGCAtatgtgaagaagaagaagaaggaatgcACACCACTTTTGGGAGGATCGAGCTGCGAGGGATGGAGTAAGGAGCAGGATATTGCCCTTCACAATGCTTAttacaaaatcaagcctcttcccAACTTCTGGAAGCAGATTGCCAAGTtg GTTCCAGGCAAGTCATCCAAGGAATGCTTTGACAGATTTTATTCAGCATTTCCTACTCCACCTGTCTCTCAACCACGCTCAAGGATTAAAGGGAGCACTTGTGAGTCTCCTATCAGGCCCTTTGCTGATGATGTCAATGCATTGTTGAGGTCGGCAGGATCAACTAGCAGAAGGTCAGGGAGCAGTAAACAAAAAATTCTGCTTGCACATAAGACTGTAAGGAAGATGCTGAGAAGAAGTAAGAATGCTGATAAAGAGTATGAAACAGATCTATTTTCTGCTGTTGAAACATTTGATCCATCGTCGCAGTCTTTATTGATTCCAATTAGTAATCTACCTGTTACACCTGATAATGTTCATAAACCCAGCAAGGAGTCAACATTTTGGCAGACACAGTCAGCTAAGTGGCAGAAGTCACTCTCTAGATTTTCAGAAGATTCTCATTGGCAAATACAGAAAACACTTGTGAGTCCTGAAGTGCTGAAACAAGTAAAGAACCCTGCCCTTCATGATAAGTATATTGACTTGTTGCATTCCAGAAATGCTGTGAGACTGGCTTCGGCTGAAACTACCAAGGTACAGTCAAAAACAGGGGTCGTTAGATTGCCTCAAACAGAGGCGGTTTCTGCAGCAAAAGCCGCAGTGGTTGCTCAAGCCCAAGAGGTGCTTCAACAATCACGGACTAATGGGGAAAAGGATTGCCAATTCATTGGGTATTGGACAAGTGATTGCTCGGATGAAGATTGTGAAGGGGACGAGGGTGGAGAAGCAGCTGCAGTGGTCGCTCAGGCTCAACAGGTGCATCAACAATCACGGAGTAATCGGGAAAAGGATTGCCAATTCATTGGATGTTGTATCAGTGATTGTTGTGATGAAGAATGTGAAGGGAATGAAGATGGAGGAGTAGCTGCAATGGTTGCTCAGGCTCCACAGGTGCTTCAACAATCGCGGATTAATGGGGAAAATAATTGTCAATTCACTGGGTATTGGACAAGTGATGATTTTTATAAAGAACATGAAGGGGATGGGAGTGGAGGAAAAATCTCAATATATGTAGACCTCAATTAA